One genomic region from Rubinisphaera margarita encodes:
- a CDS encoding helix-turn-helix domain-containing protein — MTKKKRSPLFERLARGLEEGIEHAKGERELRTTEVPEAPPEIAPQTLSAIRLQTRMSQAMFAKLFSVSTKTIQSWEQGSRKPSESSLRLIEVFSQHPEILCRTVGIPEITLKGVEIRKQPSGSRQIVVRN, encoded by the coding sequence ATGACTAAGAAGAAGCGATCACCGTTATTTGAACGTCTCGCCCGAGGCCTGGAGGAGGGAATCGAGCACGCGAAGGGGGAACGAGAACTTCGAACAACGGAGGTGCCAGAAGCTCCTCCTGAAATTGCTCCACAGACACTATCTGCTATTCGGCTGCAAACTCGAATGTCCCAGGCGATGTTCGCCAAACTCTTCAGCGTATCGACGAAGACGATTCAAAGTTGGGAGCAGGGAAGTCGGAAACCATCGGAATCAAGCCTTCGGCTCATTGAGGTCTTCAGCCAGCATCCGGAGATCCTTTGTCGAACTGTCGGTATTCCCGAGATCACACTCAAAGGAGTCGAAATTCGGAAGCAGCCGTCGGGAAGTCGTCAAATCGTGGTTCGTAATTGA
- a CDS encoding type II toxin-antitoxin system RelE/ParE family toxin: MRHERRKSSCQGPTQWDSIHHMKAIFVETTEFTEWITEELSDEDYSQLQELLMANPQAGDVMKGCGGLRKVRYRDSRRGKGKRSGFRIIYLYIPEAKWFYMLDGYGKDEQDDLSSAERKLLSNLADQLKREARAASGRHQGPKK; encoded by the coding sequence GTGCGCCATGAGCGCAGGAAATCCAGTTGCCAGGGTCCCACTCAGTGGGATAGTATTCATCACATGAAAGCAATCTTTGTTGAGACAACCGAGTTCACAGAATGGATTACCGAGGAGTTGTCAGATGAAGATTATTCGCAATTGCAGGAACTGCTGATGGCCAATCCCCAAGCGGGCGACGTGATGAAGGGTTGCGGGGGGCTGAGAAAAGTTCGCTACAGAGATTCTCGGCGAGGTAAAGGAAAACGAAGCGGGTTCAGGATCATCTACCTCTACATTCCGGAGGCGAAATGGTTCTACATGCTCGATGGTTACGGCAAAGACGAGCAGGATGATCTCTCCTCTGCGGAACGAAAGCTGCTTTCAAATCTTGCGGATCAACTCAAACGCGAAGCTCGAGCTGCTTCAGGCAGACATCAGGGACCGAAGAAATGA
- a CDS encoding RNA polymerase sigma factor, translating to MEELRLIQLVQEAQAGSRAAFGELVREFEGSVFAVVMKRLRNSAEAAEVTQEIFLRAMRKIDQLREPERFVGWLHRIAVRLSINHAVRRPPESAQSPEMFAGVGETRGSEPWEGLIASEQAVQLREGIDKLRPLDRETLMAFYFQGQSLQEMSDHFSSPVGTIKRRLHTARHRLREQLADMQPA from the coding sequence ATGGAAGAACTGCGTTTGATTCAACTTGTTCAGGAAGCTCAGGCTGGCAGCCGGGCTGCTTTCGGAGAACTGGTCCGGGAATTCGAAGGATCGGTCTTCGCCGTCGTCATGAAGCGTCTGCGGAACAGCGCCGAAGCCGCTGAAGTGACCCAGGAAATCTTCCTGCGAGCCATGCGGAAGATCGATCAGCTGCGGGAGCCGGAACGGTTCGTCGGCTGGTTGCACCGGATCGCGGTCCGCCTGTCGATCAACCACGCCGTGCGACGACCGCCGGAATCGGCTCAGTCGCCGGAAATGTTCGCCGGCGTCGGGGAAACCCGGGGCAGCGAACCGTGGGAAGGTCTGATCGCCAGCGAACAGGCCGTCCAGCTGCGGGAAGGCATCGACAAGCTGCGGCCGCTCGACCGGGAAACGCTGATGGCGTTCTACTTCCAGGGTCAGTCGCTGCAGGAAATGAGCGATCATTTCTCGAGCCCGGTGGGAACGATCAAGCGACGTCTCCACACCGCCCGGCACCGACTCCGGGAACAACTGGCCGACATGCAGCCGGCCTGA
- a CDS encoding efflux RND transporter permease subunit produces MALPELTLFKHDLGENHMLNFFRKKDPWGNGLSVWVLAALLFISPFIVSTLQKVEMKNEVEAWLPERDPQAVLLEWYGQNFPMKDHLFLSWETSTLNDPRNEVVAAKLEGYVDAKGVERRGSPFVESVLTPRESLKQIIDQNVDDEQALKTLNGLLIGDGPLKVQLTDLGREKLEQVQREIVERAEAELGLKVSMLPPAQKWQPPVAFEQFAEVKQRPPEDAGEVYEEDIERLDNIVEIPPHDFQISWHLMKPGSERSDAMQKLVASITSHPSQEYPEGEPLIDDSFFSIGAPVALVVTLTDAGQADRSAALADIRAVCEESFVPTENIHMGGRPVGSASLNEEVAKATYNPDAPLLTRSVIGLSTAVSFVLAFLMLRSFRLGVLVLTVSVYATLLTVTLVPLTGSTMNMVLIVMPTLLSVLTLSGAIHLASYWKHAAHENPKTAIVNAVRMASQPCFLASATTAIGLASLMTSTLNPVRDFGVYSAIGCGISLIFVLFVLPALMQLWPGKPPAEHESDGRVWQRLADIIYKHSTVVSVVCLGLFALGIYGLQFFKTETKIVRYFPEDHSILRDYWFMEDNVVGVNTVDTVVRFDQKAQEDLQFLERLEIVREITEKIRDHDEITGAISLAAFQKPVEAPAEDAKFFEKIKYNKRSNEFEERIKSGELQGAESMFTVADADADWTTEGDKRLSIAGDELWRISAQAYVMADNDYGQLMDELDSISQSVLRFHAGTHHVVTGMVPVFLRTQEALLESLIYSFGMAFGIIAIVMIAVQRNVLAGLITMLPNLMPVALCFGVMSMMGERVDIGTMITASVALGIAVDGTLHLLTWFRQGIIDGKSRHEAVELGLSHCAPAMWQTSAIVAIGLLMLAPASLLMISRFGILMAALVAAALLADIVFLPALLAGTLGRIMERDILKSGISSEDSAIHIDSHHDEHSGDPDGEQGDDRTPVSAPHLNVSSQIAEGANTK; encoded by the coding sequence GTGGCTCTGCCTGAGTTGACACTCTTCAAGCACGATCTTGGTGAAAACCACATGCTGAACTTTTTCCGTAAAAAAGACCCATGGGGCAACGGATTGTCGGTCTGGGTCCTGGCGGCCCTGCTGTTCATTTCCCCGTTCATTGTGTCGACTCTTCAAAAAGTCGAGATGAAGAACGAAGTGGAGGCCTGGTTGCCCGAACGGGATCCTCAGGCCGTCCTGCTCGAGTGGTATGGTCAGAACTTCCCGATGAAGGACCATCTGTTCCTGTCGTGGGAAACGAGCACGCTTAACGACCCTCGCAATGAAGTGGTCGCCGCCAAGCTGGAAGGTTATGTCGACGCCAAAGGGGTCGAACGTCGCGGCAGCCCGTTTGTGGAAAGCGTGCTGACGCCTCGTGAATCGCTGAAACAGATCATCGATCAGAATGTCGATGATGAGCAGGCTCTGAAAACGCTGAATGGCCTGCTGATTGGCGATGGCCCGCTCAAGGTTCAATTGACCGATCTGGGACGCGAGAAGCTCGAGCAGGTTCAACGGGAAATCGTCGAACGAGCCGAAGCTGAACTTGGCCTGAAAGTATCAATGCTGCCGCCCGCTCAGAAATGGCAGCCTCCCGTCGCCTTCGAACAGTTTGCTGAAGTGAAGCAGCGGCCGCCGGAGGACGCTGGCGAAGTCTACGAAGAAGATATCGAGCGGCTCGACAACATCGTCGAGATTCCGCCCCACGATTTTCAGATCAGCTGGCATCTGATGAAGCCGGGCTCGGAGCGTTCTGATGCCATGCAGAAGCTGGTCGCTTCGATCACGTCTCACCCGAGCCAGGAGTATCCGGAAGGGGAGCCGCTGATCGATGACTCGTTCTTCTCGATCGGAGCCCCGGTGGCGCTGGTTGTCACGCTGACCGACGCCGGACAGGCTGACCGCTCGGCTGCACTGGCGGACATCCGAGCCGTGTGCGAAGAAAGCTTCGTTCCGACGGAGAACATTCATATGGGCGGTCGCCCGGTCGGTTCGGCTTCGTTGAACGAAGAAGTGGCGAAAGCGACCTACAATCCGGACGCACCGCTGCTGACCCGCTCGGTGATCGGGCTGTCGACAGCCGTCAGCTTTGTTCTGGCGTTTCTGATGCTCCGCAGTTTCCGTCTGGGCGTCCTCGTCCTCACGGTCTCGGTGTATGCGACGCTACTGACTGTCACGCTGGTTCCGTTGACCGGCTCGACGATGAACATGGTGCTCATCGTGATGCCGACGCTGCTCTCGGTGCTCACATTGTCCGGGGCGATTCACCTGGCGAGCTACTGGAAGCACGCGGCTCATGAGAATCCTAAAACGGCGATCGTGAACGCCGTGCGGATGGCTTCCCAGCCCTGTTTTCTGGCCTCTGCGACCACGGCCATTGGCCTGGCCTCGCTGATGACCAGTACGTTGAATCCGGTCCGCGATTTCGGGGTCTATTCGGCGATCGGCTGTGGGATCTCGCTGATCTTCGTTTTGTTCGTTTTGCCGGCTCTGATGCAGCTCTGGCCGGGCAAGCCCCCCGCGGAACACGAATCGGACGGCCGTGTCTGGCAGCGTCTGGCCGATATCATTTACAAGCATTCGACCGTCGTCAGTGTGGTCTGCCTGGGACTGTTCGCCCTTGGAATCTACGGACTGCAGTTCTTCAAGACGGAAACGAAGATCGTCCGCTACTTCCCGGAAGATCACTCCATTCTCCGTGACTACTGGTTCATGGAAGACAACGTGGTCGGCGTGAACACGGTTGATACCGTGGTCCGTTTCGATCAGAAAGCTCAGGAAGATCTGCAGTTCCTGGAACGTCTCGAAATCGTTCGCGAGATCACCGAAAAGATCCGCGACCACGACGAAATTACCGGGGCCATCTCACTGGCGGCGTTCCAGAAGCCAGTCGAAGCTCCCGCTGAAGACGCCAAGTTCTTCGAGAAGATCAAATACAACAAACGCAGTAATGAGTTCGAGGAACGCATCAAGAGCGGCGAGCTGCAGGGCGCCGAGTCGATGTTCACAGTCGCGGACGCCGATGCCGACTGGACGACTGAAGGCGACAAGCGGTTGAGCATTGCCGGAGATGAACTCTGGCGAATCTCTGCTCAGGCCTACGTCATGGCCGACAACGATTACGGGCAGCTGATGGATGAGCTAGACAGCATTTCTCAGTCGGTGCTCCGGTTCCACGCGGGAACCCATCATGTGGTGACGGGGATGGTGCCCGTCTTCCTGAGAACCCAGGAGGCGCTGCTGGAGAGCCTGATCTACAGCTTCGGAATGGCGTTCGGCATCATTGCAATCGTGATGATCGCCGTGCAGCGGAACGTTCTAGCCGGTCTTATCACCATGTTGCCGAACCTCATGCCCGTCGCTCTCTGCTTCGGCGTGATGTCGATGATGGGGGAGCGGGTCGATATCGGGACGATGATTACCGCATCGGTCGCACTGGGGATCGCCGTGGACGGCACACTCCACCTGCTGACCTGGTTCCGACAGGGAATCATCGACGGAAAATCGCGTCATGAGGCCGTCGAACTTGGTCTGTCTCACTGTGCTCCGGCCATGTGGCAGACGAGTGCGATTGTGGCGATCGGCCTGTTGATGCTGGCTCCCGCCTCACTGCTGATGATCAGCCGGTTCGGGATCCTGATGGCCGCTCTGGTAGCCGCGGCTCTTCTTGCCGACATTGTCTTCCTGCCGGCTCTGCTTGCGGGAACGCTGGGGCGGATTATGGAGCGGGACATTCTGAAGTCGGGAATCAGTTCCGAGGATTCGGCGATTCATATCGACTCTCACCATGACGAACATTCAGGCGATCCCGACGGAGAGCAGGGTGACGATCGCACGCCCGTTTCCGCTCCGCACCTGAACGTCTCCTCCCAAATCGCGGAAGGCGCCAATACGAAGTAG
- a CDS encoding co-chaperone GroES translates to MTEFVEPLGPRLLIRKDEPRQKTRGGIVLPDQAEIPTITGRVVAVSLEVENDDEFPVNKYDKVLFHPKNAIPVDFESDNLLFVVPVEDVVAVFRRSEATPTRSQTDTGSDEADESSDDFE, encoded by the coding sequence ATGACTGAATTTGTTGAACCACTCGGACCACGACTCCTCATCCGCAAAGACGAGCCGCGCCAGAAAACGCGCGGTGGTATTGTTCTGCCAGACCAGGCGGAAATCCCGACAATCACTGGACGAGTCGTCGCGGTCAGCCTGGAAGTGGAGAACGACGACGAGTTTCCCGTCAACAAATACGACAAGGTCCTGTTCCACCCGAAGAACGCCATTCCGGTCGATTTCGAGTCGGATAACCTGCTGTTCGTCGTGCCGGTCGAAGATGTCGTGGCTGTCTTTCGACGGTCCGAAGCGACTCCGACCCGTTCGCAGACCGACACGGGTTCCGACGAAGCCGACGAATCGTCGGACGATTTCGAGTAG
- a CDS encoding CARDB domain-containing protein, with protein MKFSRSPRRFHRLAGRTSVLATAEICEARCLLTNYSLGALTADVERSGSIGTRFNQTSDNYSFTLNEDRYITFDVSITSHSSSLTSLSFRYQHQAIGAENGGFSIPVSAGNESMTFILPAGQYSASITGGNYNQGRSATYDFGITLGAVVDDPDPECVDDSHDSIGSAGAPRYLDADDPYSLSDSVCGVDPIDYFQFRSRANGRLQVDLTDLTANANVFIENAFGTVLASSSPADTSSKQVNLDGVENGDALYIRVERVGEVSTDYNLTVELIESTPPGQPDLVGSYLSIPTGSYGPGDSFDITYRVRNAGSASVGSFAVRFYLSRDALINPNDFFEFNLGEVTHPGIASGTTAGTRTLRVTLPPASNAIYNDNTVYYIGMVLDPYVLIDESNELNNANVGNSTDRSTVSIPSVSPQSGPRTQILGFANGRWWGSGDDGSGSYQNFEITGLPAVEPRLTLTGDFNGNGRDDLAIWLPNGEWHVASVAANGTVSVSHWTTWRTTNVKEIHVGDFNDDGRDDLIGLFKQGSRNRGRWWAGLSTGSKFLNRSWGDYGNYSGIASVQVGNFDGVKGDDLTIIATSGVLWMYKTSNSRFQYLNAGRWSMSGGLSHAQTGDFNGDNRLDVVGILGSGATRRIQVAKSIGPANGFASGNWSNVTVSQSLDGVVVGDFDADGRDDVGILLNGTKVWFGDSNGQKFALQYLTDWSAAAGGISHLAAGDTNGDGRADVFGRLASGYWRSLETSSTGVTDRQLSYWGTGVTWSQVQTGYFTNTPPAPADPRSGGTATSKPSDNSTNTASVNTSRWNGGSDEPADFATQANEERPAYSITGDPRGSLLNEFAEDMLADLLAGLAITP; from the coding sequence ATGAAATTCTCACGTTCGCCACGCCGCTTTCACCGACTTGCAGGTCGCACCTCTGTTCTGGCGACAGCGGAGATCTGCGAAGCACGTTGTTTGCTGACGAATTACTCGCTTGGCGCGTTGACTGCCGACGTTGAACGGAGCGGATCGATTGGCACACGATTCAATCAGACGTCCGACAACTACTCGTTCACGCTCAATGAAGATCGCTACATCACGTTCGATGTCTCGATCACTTCCCATTCTTCGTCGCTCACATCCCTGAGCTTTCGCTACCAGCATCAGGCGATCGGCGCGGAAAATGGAGGATTCAGTATTCCCGTCTCTGCAGGGAATGAGTCGATGACGTTCATCTTGCCAGCCGGCCAGTATTCTGCCTCGATCACAGGAGGCAATTACAACCAGGGGCGATCGGCGACGTACGATTTCGGAATCACGCTCGGGGCGGTTGTTGATGATCCAGATCCTGAATGCGTCGACGATAGTCACGACAGCATCGGATCAGCTGGGGCTCCTCGATACCTTGATGCAGACGATCCCTACTCGTTGAGTGATTCTGTCTGCGGCGTGGATCCGATTGACTACTTTCAGTTTCGGTCGCGAGCAAACGGTCGCCTTCAGGTTGATCTGACGGATCTGACCGCTAATGCCAATGTTTTCATTGAGAACGCCTTCGGCACAGTACTGGCTTCGTCGTCGCCAGCCGACACTTCGAGTAAACAAGTGAACCTGGATGGTGTCGAAAATGGCGACGCGCTATACATTCGCGTGGAAAGAGTGGGAGAGGTTTCGACCGATTACAATTTGACCGTCGAACTCATCGAGTCAACGCCGCCCGGACAGCCCGATCTCGTCGGGAGTTATCTGTCCATACCAACAGGAAGCTATGGGCCTGGCGATTCCTTTGATATTACCTATCGCGTTCGGAACGCAGGCTCTGCTTCAGTAGGCAGTTTCGCCGTTCGATTTTATCTCTCACGAGATGCACTGATTAACCCGAACGACTTCTTCGAGTTCAACCTTGGCGAAGTCACACATCCAGGAATCGCGTCCGGGACCACTGCCGGAACGCGAACGCTACGTGTCACGCTGCCACCGGCCAGTAACGCGATCTACAACGACAATACGGTCTACTACATTGGAATGGTCTTAGACCCTTACGTCCTGATCGACGAATCGAACGAGTTAAACAATGCCAACGTCGGAAACAGTACCGACCGCTCTACAGTTTCGATCCCCTCGGTCTCGCCCCAAAGCGGGCCGCGTACTCAGATTCTTGGCTTCGCCAACGGGCGCTGGTGGGGCAGTGGGGACGATGGGAGTGGCAGCTATCAGAACTTCGAGATCACCGGGCTGCCGGCTGTCGAGCCGCGGTTGACGCTCACGGGCGACTTCAACGGCAACGGGCGGGATGATCTCGCGATCTGGTTGCCGAACGGGGAATGGCATGTCGCCAGTGTCGCTGCAAATGGGACGGTCAGTGTCAGTCATTGGACAACGTGGCGGACCACCAACGTCAAAGAGATTCACGTCGGCGACTTCAATGATGACGGGCGGGACGATTTGATCGGCCTGTTCAAACAGGGAAGCCGAAACCGCGGCCGCTGGTGGGCCGGGCTGTCGACCGGTTCGAAGTTTCTGAATCGATCGTGGGGCGACTACGGGAACTACTCCGGCATCGCCAGTGTGCAGGTTGGCAACTTCGACGGCGTGAAAGGGGACGACCTGACCATTATCGCGACTTCGGGCGTGCTCTGGATGTACAAGACGAGCAACTCCCGCTTTCAGTACCTCAACGCGGGACGCTGGTCGATGTCCGGAGGCTTGAGTCATGCTCAGACCGGCGACTTCAATGGCGACAATCGCCTCGATGTCGTCGGCATTCTCGGCAGTGGAGCAACCAGAAGGATTCAGGTCGCCAAATCGATCGGGCCGGCCAACGGCTTTGCCTCAGGCAACTGGTCGAACGTCACGGTCTCTCAGTCGCTGGACGGAGTTGTCGTCGGCGACTTCGATGCCGATGGCCGGGACGATGTCGGAATTCTGCTCAACGGGACAAAGGTCTGGTTCGGCGATTCAAACGGGCAGAAGTTTGCCCTCCAATATCTGACCGACTGGTCGGCAGCCGCTGGAGGCATCAGCCATCTGGCTGCGGGAGACACCAATGGCGATGGCCGAGCCGACGTGTTCGGTCGCCTGGCCAGCGGATACTGGCGGTCTCTGGAGACAAGCAGCACCGGCGTAACTGATCGACAACTGAGCTACTGGGGAACCGGGGTGACGTGGAGCCAGGTTCAAACTGGGTACTTCACGAATACACCTCCAGCTCCGGCGGATCCTCGATCGGGGGGAACGGCGACTTCGAAGCCTTCCGACAACTCCACGAATACGGCGAGCGTGAACACATCTCGGTGGAATGGCGGCAGTGACGAGCCGGCTGACTTCGCGACCCAGGCGAACGAAGAGCGTCCGGCGTATTCAATAACAGGCGATCCACGAGGCAGTCTGCTGAACGAATTCGCCGAGGACATGCTGGCAGATCTGCTTGCCGGACTGGCGATTACGCCGTAA
- a CDS encoding family 16 glycoside hydrolase has product MNPRVFTAAAFCAFGFLATHLCGEERIETPLAEKGQSLLADDFERQELGQWKVILPSFRIEDGELVASQDRADHGSVGRVYLPMTNVVMSFRFNLVDSWGFNVVFDDKNYKGSHAGHIARVAITPKQIRLGDDKEGIMRNDIFAMRRDPKQKAAADKLLEGRGSNVKIDVAKGEWHEMTIELLGDEMRVSLNGKAIGHLQSSGLAHPTKESVHFTVNGREVRFDDVQIWEAKPAR; this is encoded by the coding sequence ATGAACCCACGAGTTTTCACGGCAGCGGCGTTCTGTGCCTTCGGCTTCCTGGCGACGCATCTCTGCGGCGAAGAGCGGATTGAGACCCCACTGGCCGAGAAGGGGCAGTCTCTGCTCGCCGATGATTTTGAACGGCAGGAACTGGGACAGTGGAAAGTCATCCTCCCCAGCTTTCGGATTGAAGACGGCGAACTCGTCGCCAGCCAGGACCGAGCCGATCACGGATCTGTGGGTCGGGTTTACCTGCCGATGACGAACGTCGTCATGTCGTTCCGATTCAACCTGGTCGACTCGTGGGGCTTCAATGTCGTTTTCGATGACAAGAACTACAAGGGTTCTCACGCCGGTCACATCGCCCGAGTCGCCATCACGCCGAAACAAATTCGCCTCGGCGACGACAAAGAAGGCATCATGCGAAACGACATCTTCGCGATGCGACGCGATCCGAAGCAGAAAGCGGCCGCAGACAAACTGCTCGAAGGCCGCGGCTCCAACGTCAAGATCGACGTCGCCAAAGGAGAGTGGCACGAAATGACGATCGAACTCCTGGGCGACGAAATGCGGGTCAGCCTCAACGGCAAAGCCATCGGCCACCTCCAGTCCTCCGGCCTGGCCCACCCGACCAAAGAAAGCGTCCACTTCACAGTCAACGGCAGGGAAGTCCGCTTCGACGACGTGCAAATCTGGGAAGCGAAGCCGGCTCGGTAA
- a CDS encoding ATP-binding protein, with amino-acid sequence MAEREASLLVIEGADQGTRFLLNGSMNLGRGSQNPIRILDTEASRVHACVKPQDDGWLLEDLNSSNGTYLNGRKVKSAFLESGDQIRLGRSTLLFATGVSDRSSVAYVDLVGGSSHEEHSQIIRTFSPTQPAPGRAASSSDQLLPNDVLHVMGEIAEQAVRPSITLSELLERVLRMILKTIHADRGCILLIDSETGMIVPQASVSSIVPDSKQAAVQARMPVSKTIVDYVIKSGKSVRSTDPQHDVRFDPGQSILQAGVKEALCVPMQGRIALLGAIYLDVTEVERRSRSQEKESQHLTDEKLRLLTAVARQCALAIENFRYQQSLVDAERLAAIGQTIATLSHHIKNILQGVRGGSYLIDLGLKQNDSELILKGWGLVEKNQDKIYHLVMDMLTFSKERTPTIEFADANEVVSDVCELMEQHASEYGVKIIYAPDEQMPSSSFDPEAIHRAVLNIVTNAIDAAESSENTGEVHVETIFDAEQDQLLVRVTDNGPGISPEVQSTLFNVFESTKGTRGTGIGLAVSRKIMREHGGDILVDNVPDGGAQFVLHWPFSSEVTSEPAGSRTIADID; translated from the coding sequence ATGGCGGAACGGGAAGCATCACTGCTTGTCATCGAAGGAGCCGATCAGGGAACCCGCTTTCTCCTGAACGGATCGATGAATCTTGGCCGGGGCAGCCAGAATCCGATTCGGATTCTCGACACCGAAGCCTCGCGCGTGCACGCCTGCGTCAAACCGCAGGATGATGGCTGGCTGCTCGAAGACCTCAACAGCTCGAACGGCACCTATCTGAACGGCCGCAAGGTGAAGTCGGCCTTTCTGGAATCGGGTGATCAGATTCGTCTCGGCCGCAGCACCCTGCTGTTTGCCACCGGTGTGTCGGACCGGTCGTCTGTGGCTTATGTCGATCTGGTGGGCGGCAGCTCTCACGAAGAACACTCCCAAATCATCCGGACCTTCTCCCCCACGCAGCCAGCTCCGGGCCGTGCCGCCTCATCGTCCGATCAACTGCTTCCCAACGACGTCCTGCACGTGATGGGAGAGATCGCCGAACAAGCCGTGCGACCTTCCATAACGCTGTCGGAACTGCTCGAACGTGTGCTGCGGATGATCCTCAAAACGATCCATGCCGATCGCGGCTGCATCCTGCTGATCGACAGTGAAACCGGCATGATCGTCCCGCAGGCTTCGGTCAGCTCCATCGTTCCGGATTCAAAACAGGCCGCGGTCCAGGCCCGAATGCCGGTCTCGAAGACGATTGTCGATTACGTCATCAAGTCCGGAAAATCCGTCCGTTCGACCGATCCGCAACACGACGTCCGGTTTGATCCCGGGCAAAGCATTCTTCAGGCCGGCGTGAAGGAAGCTCTCTGCGTGCCGATGCAGGGACGGATCGCATTGCTCGGGGCGATCTATCTCGATGTCACCGAGGTGGAGCGGCGTTCCCGCTCGCAGGAGAAAGAATCGCAGCATCTGACGGACGAAAAACTGCGGCTGCTCACGGCCGTGGCCCGGCAGTGTGCACTCGCCATCGAAAATTTTCGCTACCAGCAGTCTCTGGTCGACGCCGAACGACTTGCCGCCATCGGACAGACGATCGCCACACTCAGCCATCATATCAAGAACATTCTGCAGGGCGTCCGCGGTGGAAGTTACCTCATTGATCTCGGGCTGAAGCAAAACGACAGCGAGCTGATCCTGAAAGGATGGGGGCTCGTCGAAAAGAACCAGGACAAGATCTATCACCTCGTGATGGACATGCTCACCTTCAGCAAAGAGCGGACTCCAACGATCGAGTTTGCGGACGCCAATGAAGTGGTCAGTGATGTCTGCGAACTGATGGAGCAGCACGCCAGCGAATACGGCGTCAAGATTATCTATGCACCTGACGAACAGATGCCAAGTTCCTCATTCGACCCGGAAGCCATTCATCGAGCCGTGCTGAACATCGTGACGAACGCCATCGATGCCGCGGAGAGCTCGGAAAACACCGGCGAAGTCCACGTCGAGACAATCTTCGATGCCGAACAGGACCAGTTGCTCGTTCGTGTCACTGATAACGGCCCCGGAATTTCGCCGGAAGTTCAGAGCACGTTGTTTAACGTGTTCGAATCGACCAAGGGAACTCGCGGCACCGGGATCGGTCTGGCGGTGAGTCGCAAGATCATGCGGGAGCATGGCGGCGACATTCTCGTCGACAATGTGCCAGATGGTGGAGCCCAGTTCGTTCTACACTGGCCATTTTCCAGCGAAGTCACATCCGAACCGGCCGGGTCTCGAACAATCGCGGATATCGATTAA
- a CDS encoding bifunctional 4-hydroxy-2-oxoglutarate aldolase/2-dehydro-3-deoxy-phosphogluconate aldolase — protein MNHAEILHKLLTERIVAILRVESSELLVDLCQAIAAVGIRSLEITMTVPNALEILAEARKQLPKDVALGAGTVLDAETARMVILAGADFIVSPHTDVSIIQTAKRYGKPVAPGAFTPTEIIHAWQSGADIVKVFPSDPIGPKYLKNLRGPLPQIRLMPTGGVELDTIADFFEAGACAVGIGSALLNKQWLKDRDFGAIEAQARKFVDAAAPYRT, from the coding sequence ATGAATCACGCCGAAATCCTGCATAAGCTGCTGACGGAACGCATCGTCGCCATTCTGAGAGTCGAGTCCTCGGAACTGCTCGTCGATCTCTGCCAGGCCATCGCAGCCGTCGGGATCCGCTCCCTTGAGATTACGATGACCGTTCCCAACGCGCTGGAAATTCTCGCCGAAGCGCGGAAGCAGTTGCCGAAAGATGTGGCGCTGGGCGCGGGGACGGTCCTGGATGCCGAGACCGCCCGCATGGTCATTCTGGCGGGAGCCGACTTCATCGTCTCGCCACACACCGACGTTTCAATCATTCAGACGGCAAAGCGATACGGTAAGCCGGTGGCCCCCGGTGCATTCACTCCGACCGAGATCATTCACGCCTGGCAGTCGGGAGCCGATATCGTCAAGGTGTTCCCGTCCGATCCGATCGGCCCGAAGTATCTGAAGAATCTGCGCGGTCCGCTGCCTCAGATTCGTCTGATGCCGACTGGTGGCGTTGAACTCGACACGATCGCCGACTTCTTCGAAGCGGGAGCCTGTGCGGTGGGCATTGGCAGCGCCCTGCTCAACAAGCAGTGGCTCAAAGATCGCGACTTCGGCGCGATCGAGGCTCAGGCGAGAAAGTTCGTCGATGCAGCCGCCCCTTATCGGACATAG